A window of Maioricimonas rarisocia genomic DNA:
GTAGTCGACGACGGTCTTGCCGTTCACCTTCACGATGACGCGGTTCCCCTGCACGATGATGTGCTGGGTCCACCACTCGTCGTCTTCGACCATGACGTCGTGAACGTCCTGCACGGCGTACAGGCTGCCGGTCTTGCGGGGATCGCTGGTGTAAGTGTTGTTCACCTGCGTTTCGAACCCCGCTTTTGGCCAGCCTTCGTCCTGGTACTTCGTGTGGAAGTAGATGCCGCCGTTGCTGTTCGCTTCGGCCTTCACGTCCACCTTCAGCTCGAAGTTTTCGAACGGCCGATCGTTGCCGACGTAGAACAGGTGGCTCCGCGGGCCTTTGGCCACGAAGGCGCCATCCTTGATGGACCACGCATCGGGAGCTTCGTTGATCTTCCAGCCGTCGAACGTCTTGCCGTCGGTCAGCTTGACCCATCCGGCCTCGTCTTCGGCCCGAACACCGCTGACGACTGCCAGCAGCGTGAGAGCCGCGAGACACCAGGAGATGCGGTTCATTGTCGTTATCCTCGTTTCGAGCGTCTTCTGATTGCGTGACTGACTCCGCGCGGGCCCTTGAAGGATCCGGATCGACCGGACGGGCCGGCCGGCAGATCTACATGCCTTCTTCGACCGAAGCCGCTTCGGCCACTTCCCCTTCGGAGACGTCTTCGACCGGCACTTCATCCCGGAACAACGCTCCGAAGACAAGGAAGATCACACCCGCGGCGACGCAGGGGATCCACCAGAAATCCTTCCACTGCGGGAGCGCCTCGGCCCCTTCGGCGGTAACGATGCTGTTGAACAGGGCTCCGGAAATCTGGGCACCGATGAGCATGCCGAGCCCCTGCGTCACCAGGACGAGGAAGCCCTGCGCCTGTCCCCGAATCGCCGACGTGGCTTTCTTGTCGACGTAGATCTGGCCGGTCACGAAGAAGAAGTCGTAGCAGATGCCGTGCAGCAGGATGCCGATCATGATCATCCACAAGATGCTGTCCGGAGCGCCCATTGCAAACAGACCGTAGCGGGCCACCCAGGCCAGCATGCCGACCAGCAGCATGTACTTCACGCCCAGGGCGCGGAAGCAGAGCGGCATGACCAGCATGAAGACGATCTCGGACATCTGTCCGAACGACATGTTGAATGCCGGGTTCTCGAAGCCGGAGGCGTCGACGAAGACCGGGGCATAGGCGTAGTAGGCGGCGAGTGGGATGCAGATCAGGAACGAGCTGATCATGAACACGGCGAACGACCGCTGCTTCATCAGCTGCAGCGAATCGAGACCGAACAGACTGCCGATCGAGACCGGCTGCCCCTTGGCGGGAGGAGGCGTGTGAGGCAGCGTAAAGCTGTACACGCCCAGGGCGATGGCAGCACCGCCGGCCACGTAGAACTGCACGGCTTCTTTGTCGCCACCCAGCATCTTGCTGACCACGATGTTGGCGACGATCCAGCCGATCGTTCCGAATACCCGGATGATCGGGAACTGTTTTTCCTGATCGGTGATGTTGTGGAAGGCGAGCGTGTTCGTCAGTCCCAGCGTCGGCATGTAGCAGAGCATGTGCAGCAGCAGAACGCCTACGAAGACCGTCGGCGAATCATTGAACTGCGGTGCTGCACACAGCACGATTCCGCCGACGATGTGCAGCAGGCCGAGCACCCGTTCGGTCGCGAAGAAGCGGTCGGCGACCAGGCCGAGAAACAGCGGCGAGAGGATGGCCGCGATCGGTCCCACCGTATAGGCATTCGCGATCGAGTCGGTCATGCCGTGGGCGCCCATGTAGTTGCCGACCGTCACGTACCAGCCCCCCCAGACGAAGAACTGGAGGAACATCATCACGGACAGCCGGGTACCGATAAATCCTTGCATCGAGTCACCTTGACGTAGGTCGGCCGGCAGGGGCCGGCCTGGTCATCTCAGGAGTGGGAATCAGGTCGTGGTTTCGCCTTCGGCTGTGCGAGGAGCGCGAACGACCAGGGCGAGAACAATAAAGGCACCCATGACGCCGAGGCCGGCATACGGGTAAGGACTGCTCCAGATGCTCCACAGGCTGCCGAACGTGGCCAGGCCGGCGGCCAGCAGCATCAGCAGATTCCAGCGCAGACGGGCCAGGCCGGTCGGCATGTGCTGGCCCAGCAGGCTGCGGGAGTTCATCAGGAAGAAGAACGCAAAGTAGGCAATCGGGAGCAGAACCATGCCGAACATCGAGGTCGGCACGGCCAGCCAGACGGCCGCTTCACTCCAGAAGAACGGTCCCATCGCGCCGGTGAAGGCGGCCAGGAACGCGCCGACGCGGTGCGGCGTCCCCTTCGGCGGGAGACCGAAGATTTCACAGACGACGAAACCGTTGATCAGCATCAGGATGATGATCGTCGAAATCGCCATGCCGAGCACGCCCACGCCGAACACGTACTGCGCGACCGCGTCGCCAGCGATCGGCTTGAGCGAATCGGCGAGGTTGAACGCGTCCCGCTTGACGAGCATCGCGGCCATCTCACGATCGGCCAGCGGCAGCGCCGCGCGGGCCGATTTGAGCTGTTCGGGATCCGCCTTCAGAGCGTCGAACTCGTCCTGGCCAAGTTCCTGCGCCAGTCGGGCATCCAGCAGATCGCCGTATCCCTTCACCACGTTGCCGGCCGGCTCGACTTCTGGCGGATTCTCAGAGAAATAGCCGACCAGTCCCGGTTCCGGAGTGGCATGGAACTGCGTCGCGGCCGCGATCACGACGCAGCCGGTCGCCAGCATGAACGGCACGAACAGGCCGGTCGCCAGATCGAAGATCGCCAGACCGCGAAAATCCCGGTCCCAGCCGCGGGCCAGCATCGAGTACGGAAGCAGGAAGGTCATGTTGATGCCGACGGCCGTGGCCGCGGCCGTGATCATTACCTGCTGCTGATCACTGACGATCCGTTCTTTCCAGAACGTGGCGAATTCCCCACTGCGAGTGAGGGTCTCCGCGAAGGCGGGAGACGGTTCGGACAGCAGTGAGAAGTCGGGGATGAACCCGCCGAGAATGCCGCTCCAGTCGAGTCCTCCGGAGACGGTCGACATCTTGATGACGACGCCGAAGAAACAGATCACGACTGTTCCGACCATCGCCTTCAGGATGAATTCGAACAGCTTGATGCCCCATCCGCCGCTGTCGTAGAACCAGACGACGATTCCGGCGGCGACAAACAGGATCGAGGTGCATACGAGCTTGCCCTGCACCGGGTCCATGCCGCCGATTCCCTCGGGGGAGAGGTTCTGCGTAATGGCAGCCGTGCCGAGTGCAAACTGTGGCATGCACCAGACCAGGTTGGCCATCAGGCTCGCCAGGGCCCAGCCCCATCCCAGCACCGGGCTGATGTGGCGGTTGATCGCTCCGAACGGCCGTTCGCCGGTCGAGAGCGTCACATAGCCGATGGCACTGAGCATCACGACGCCCAGGATCATCGCCAGCGGCTGCAGCCACATCAGGTTGTAGCCGGCCAGCACACCCAGGTAGAGGCTGCCGGCCAGCGAACCACCGCCGAGGGTGATCGCACTTTGCAGCCAGCCGGGGCCCGACAGTTTGGTGAAGGCCCACATCAGGGATCCGGTCCCTTGCTGGCGGGCATCAACGATCATTTGCCGGTCACGTTCGACGCGACTCGGTTCTTCGATGGCCGTAGCGGCCGGTGTCTCTTCAGGCATCGTGTTGCCAGCAGTTAGGACCATGAACGCGCTGGGCCCGGTGCGTGGACGTCTGAAAGCAGACCGGGCGCCAGAGGACTGTCGGGGCGTATACATGCGCACCCGGCACGTCAAGACGGTTCAAACTACATTTGCGCGTAACGTGACGCAAGCAAGCCGGTGCCGGGAGCGGCGCGGCCCCTTTCGGTCGCCGTCGGGTCGCGCTACAATCGGCAGGACGCCTCTGCGACAGAAGAAATGGAGTTCGCCCAGCCTTGTCTCCGGCCGATCACCTTACACCCAGCCAGCGTGCCGCCGTCGAATGTATCGACGGTCCGCTGCTCGTTCTTGCCGGTCCCGGCTCGGGGAAGACGCGCGTCGTCACACACCGGATCGCTCACCTGGTCGAACAGGGTGTGCCGCCGCATCAGATTCTGGCGATCACCTTCACCAATAAGGCGGCCGGCGAAATGGCCGATCGCGTGGGCCGCCTGCTGCCGGGTGCCCGCGTGCAGGTCAGCACGTTTCACCGCTTCTGCGCCCGACTGCTCCGCCGGTACGCCTCGGTGGTCGGCCTGCAGCCGAACTACACCATCCTCGATGCGGCCGACCAGAAGCAGGTCCTGCGGCGGGTGATCAACGAACTGGATCTCGATACGGTTCATTACTCGCCCGAGAAGGTCGGCTACCGTATCAGCACCGCCAAGAACGACCTGCGGACCTCCGAAGATGTCCAGCGGCAATACGAAGAGTCGATTGCCGATCACTGGCAGGCTGTGATCGCCCGGGTCTACCCCGCCTATCAGCGGTGGCTGCTCGAATCCAACAGTGTCGACTTCGATGACCTGCTGCTGCATGTGGCGATGATGCTGGTGGAGAATCCCGAACTGCGGCAGGAGCTGGACAGCCGGTTTCGCTACATCCTTGTCGACGAGTACCAGGACACCAACGCGGCCCAGTACCAGATCATCGCGGCTCTCTCGCAAGAGTACCCCAATCTGTGCGTAACCGGCGATCCGGACCAGTCGATCTACGGCTGGCGGGGGGCCCGCATCGAGAACATCCTGCGATTCGAGCGGGAGTATCCCGACGCTCAGGTCGTGCGGCTCGAGCAGAACTTCCGCAGCACGCAGGCGATCCTCAGGTCTGCCGACCGGCTGATCGGACACAACACGCAGCGGAAGGCGAAGCGGCTGCTGACCGACAACGAGGAAGGAGACGCGGTCGAACTGCTGGAGTTCACTGACGCTCACGACGAGGCGGATGGGCTGGCCCGCCGCATCCGCGAACTTGTGGAATCGGGCGGAGCCACCTACGGCGACGTTGCCGTCTTTTACCGCGTCAACGCCCTGTCGCGGCAGCTCGAACTGGCACTACTGCGGCACCGGGTTCCGTTTCAGGTTGCCGCCGGCGTTGCGTTCTACGATCGGGCCGAGATCAAGGACGCTCTGTCGTACCTCCGGCTGATCTACAACCCCAACGACCGCTCGGCATTCCTGCGCGTCGTCAACACGCCGCTGCGTGGACTGGGGGAGACGTCGCAGCGACGGCTCGTCGCGTGGGCGGCAGACAATGGCGTCAACTTTCTCGAAGCGGCGGCCCGGGCGAAGGAGATTCCGCGGCTCACTAAACGGGCGATTGCCGGCTTCGAACGGTTCGCGCGGCTGATGGGTGAGTTCTCCCTCGCCGATGCCGGCTCGGTGGAGAAACTGCTGCTGACCGTACTGGACCGGACCGGCTTCACCCGTCCCTGGGAAGGGAGCCTGAACGAACAGGATCAGCAGCGGCTGGCCAATGTGCAGGAACTGGTGACGGCGGCCCGGCAGTTCGATGCGGTTCGCGGAGACGAGCCGGATCTCGAAGCCTTCCTCGAACAGACGTCGCTGGTCAACGAGACCGATTCACTCGACCCGGCTGCCGGACAGGTCACGCTGATGACGCTGCATGCGGCAAAGGGGCTGGAATTCCCGCACGTCTACATTCTCGGCGTCGAAGAAGGGCTGCTGCCGCACGAGCGGGCGGTCCGTGATGCGGGAAAGCGGGAACTCGAAGAGGAACGGCGACTGCTGTTTGTCGGGATGACACGAGCCGAGCGGCGGCTCTGGCTGACGCAGACGGTCACGCGCGAGTTCCGGGGGCGAACGCTGCACACGATCCCCAGCACGTTCCTGGCAGAGCTGGAATACAACAGGGTCGACGCCAGCGCGGGGGGAGACCTGTTTCCCGAATGGCAGGCAGTCCCGCAGCCGGCAGAGAAGAAGAAGTCGCTTCCCCGCAATGCCGAGGGAAAGCTCGACTTCGGCGGTGCCGGCAAGATTACGACCGCGGCCAACCTGCTCAAC
This region includes:
- a CDS encoding 3-keto-disaccharide hydrolase, encoding MNRISWCLAALTLLAVVSGVRAEDEAGWVKLTDGKTFDGWKINEAPDAWSIKDGAFVAKGPRSHLFYVGNDRPFENFELKVDVKAEANSNGGIYFHTKYQDEGWPKAGFETQVNNTYTSDPRKTGSLYAVQDVHDVMVEDDEWWTQHIIVQGNRVIVKVNGKTVVDYTEPEGQKPQSADFARLLGEGTFALQAHDPGSTVHYRNIRVKRLP
- a CDS encoding nucleoside permease, with the translated sequence MQGFIGTRLSVMMFLQFFVWGGWYVTVGNYMGAHGMTDSIANAYTVGPIAAILSPLFLGLVADRFFATERVLGLLHIVGGIVLCAAPQFNDSPTVFVGVLLLHMLCYMPTLGLTNTLAFHNITDQEKQFPIIRVFGTIGWIVANIVVSKMLGGDKEAVQFYVAGGAAIALGVYSFTLPHTPPPAKGQPVSIGSLFGLDSLQLMKQRSFAVFMISSFLICIPLAAYYAYAPVFVDASGFENPAFNMSFGQMSEIVFMLVMPLCFRALGVKYMLLVGMLAWVARYGLFAMGAPDSILWMIMIGILLHGICYDFFFVTGQIYVDKKATSAIRGQAQGFLVLVTQGLGMLIGAQISGALFNSIVTAEGAEALPQWKDFWWIPCVAAGVIFLVFGALFRDEVPVEDVSEGEVAEAASVEEGM
- a CDS encoding divalent metal cation transporter; protein product: MYTPRQSSGARSAFRRPRTGPSAFMVLTAGNTMPEETPAATAIEEPSRVERDRQMIVDARQQGTGSLMWAFTKLSGPGWLQSAITLGGGSLAGSLYLGVLAGYNLMWLQPLAMILGVVMLSAIGYVTLSTGERPFGAINRHISPVLGWGWALASLMANLVWCMPQFALGTAAITQNLSPEGIGGMDPVQGKLVCTSILFVAAGIVVWFYDSGGWGIKLFEFILKAMVGTVVICFFGVVIKMSTVSGGLDWSGILGGFIPDFSLLSEPSPAFAETLTRSGEFATFWKERIVSDQQQVMITAAATAVGINMTFLLPYSMLARGWDRDFRGLAIFDLATGLFVPFMLATGCVVIAAATQFHATPEPGLVGYFSENPPEVEPAGNVVKGYGDLLDARLAQELGQDEFDALKADPEQLKSARAALPLADREMAAMLVKRDAFNLADSLKPIAGDAVAQYVFGVGVLGMAISTIIILMLINGFVVCEIFGLPPKGTPHRVGAFLAAFTGAMGPFFWSEAAVWLAVPTSMFGMVLLPIAYFAFFFLMNSRSLLGQHMPTGLARLRWNLLMLLAAGLATFGSLWSIWSSPYPYAGLGVMGAFIVLALVVRAPRTAEGETTT
- a CDS encoding ATP-dependent helicase, producing the protein MSPADHLTPSQRAAVECIDGPLLVLAGPGSGKTRVVTHRIAHLVEQGVPPHQILAITFTNKAAGEMADRVGRLLPGARVQVSTFHRFCARLLRRYASVVGLQPNYTILDAADQKQVLRRVINELDLDTVHYSPEKVGYRISTAKNDLRTSEDVQRQYEESIADHWQAVIARVYPAYQRWLLESNSVDFDDLLLHVAMMLVENPELRQELDSRFRYILVDEYQDTNAAQYQIIAALSQEYPNLCVTGDPDQSIYGWRGARIENILRFEREYPDAQVVRLEQNFRSTQAILRSADRLIGHNTQRKAKRLLTDNEEGDAVELLEFTDAHDEADGLARRIRELVESGGATYGDVAVFYRVNALSRQLELALLRHRVPFQVAAGVAFYDRAEIKDALSYLRLIYNPNDRSAFLRVVNTPLRGLGETSQRRLVAWAADNGVNFLEAAARAKEIPRLTKRAIAGFERFARLMGEFSLADAGSVEKLLLTVLDRTGFTRPWEGSLNEQDQQRLANVQELVTAARQFDAVRGDEPDLEAFLEQTSLVNETDSLDPAAGQVTLMTLHAAKGLEFPHVYILGVEEGLLPHERAVRDAGKRELEEERRLLFVGMTRAERRLWLTQTVTREFRGRTLHTIPSTFLAELEYNRVDASAGGDLFPEWQAVPQPAEKKKSLPRNAEGKLDFGGAGKITTAANLLNGSSEAVELPRGFAMGMRVRHPRYGVGTVTEVGGFGARRTVTVRFAEADRVEKFVAAKAPLQPLGT